Within Amycolatopsis sp. cg5, the genomic segment GCTCCGGCTGGCCTGCGAGTCGGGGTCGGCGGTGCGGCTCGCGACGTTGCTGGCTCCGGACGTCACCGCCGCCATCGACGGCGGCGTGCTCACGCATCCGGTGCGGGGCGTGGCCGCGACCACCCGCGCGGTGCTGGACGTGCTGGCCGGCGCGGCGATCTCGGTGCAGTCCGTGAACGGCCACGCCGGCCTGGTCGTGCGACGCGTCGACCGGGTCAGCGCGGTCGCCACGTTCTCCGTCGACGACGGGCGGGTCACCGCGATCTGGCTGGTGCTCAACCCCGACAAGCTCCGGCATTGGAACGACTACGCCGGCCGGTATGGCGTGGGGTCGTGAGTGTTTAGACCGGTTAGAACCGGCCGTACCACTCACGACCCGGAGCGGGCGAAGGCCGGAGGCAACCTGATCGGCGGCTTGCGCGTGTGAGGGGCAGCGAGGGAACGCTGAAAGGGGATTTTCATGTCCAAAGTGGTTGGACGCGGGTTGGCCGCGGTGGGGGCCGCCGCGCTGATGATGGGGCTCGGCGCATTGCCTGCGCAGGCCGACGGCGTGGATTGGTACTTCTCGCCGGAAACGGTGCAGGCCGGGGGCAAGGTGGAAGTCGGCATGTCGGCCATCAACGGCTGCAGCCCGAGCCCGGTGACCTCACCCGGGTTGGTCGCACCGATCAAGTGGGGCAACACGCCCGGCCATTTCCCGCGGCTCATCGGGTACGGCACCGCGGTCAAGCAGCCGGGAAGGTACGTGGCGACGCTGACGTGCAAGGACGGCCAGAAGACATCGAAGACGTTCATGGTGGCGGGCACGCCGGATCCGACGCCCACCCCCACGAAACCCAAGCCGACGGCCAAACCGAAGCCCAAGCCGCAGCCTCAGGTGGTCGTCAAGCCGAAGGGCGCACCCCAGACCGGCGGCGGCTACTCCGCTGCCTGACCGACGTGAACGCCTCTTTCGCAACCTTCACAGTTGCGAAAGAGGCGTTCACGTCAATCCCACCTTTGTCTAGAGCGCGTTGGTGCGTACGCCCCAGGTGCTGCGGAAGGTCTGGCCCGGCTTGAGGACGATCAGGCCTTCGCCGCTGTTGAACGAGTTGCCGGGCCCGGTGACCGGCTCGATGGCGATCGCCTTGCGGATGGGGCGGTCGACGGCGTAGTCGTCGGAATAGACGAGCAGGTACTTGTTCTTCTCGTCGGCCCAGAGCTGGACCTTGTGGCCGTCCGGGGTTTCGAGTTCGGCCAGCGTGCTTTCCGCCGACGTGCGGGCGAGGTCGGTGTAGGCGAGGTCGAGCGGTGCGGCGCCGATGACCTTCGCGGTGTGGAAGTCGTTCGCGGTGCCCGCGACCGGTGCCCGGCCGACCGGGACGCCCTTGTCGTCGTTGATCAGATACGTCGACGCGGCGATGGTCAGCTTGGCGTTGTCCACCAAGGGATCCGTCTTGAAGTACGGGTGGTAGCCGCTGCCGAACGGGGCCGCCTTGTCGCCGACGTTGGTCGCGGTGAGCGTGACGCGCAGGCCGGTCTTGGCGAGCACGTACTCGGTCTGGAACTTGAGCATGAACGGGTAGCCGTACTGCGGGTACAGCACCGAGCCGAGCACCAGGCGGCCCGACTCCTGCTTGACGAGCGACCACGGCGCGAAGTACATGAGCCCGTGGATCGCGCAGCCGCTCCAGTGCTCGGTGATCGGGGTTTCGTGCTCGACGCCGTCGAATTTGTACTTGCTGCCCGCGATCCGGTCGGACCAGGGGAGCAGGATCTTGCCCATGTGGCTGTCGCCCATGGAGCTGTCGGGGTGGCCCGCCAGGATCGCGCGGCCGTCCACGGTCCACGACCGCAGTTCGGCGCCGACTTCGGCCACCGTCAGGCTTTGCTTGCCCGAGGAAATGCGGTACTGCCGTCCGGTGGGCAGCAGGGTCTCCGCCGAAGCCGAGGCGGCTGCGACGGCCTGGCCGCCGATGGCGAGCGCGGCGGTCGTGCCTGCGGCGGCGGTCATCGCCGCGCGACGGGAAAACGTGCGCATTGTTCGTGTCTCCAAAAGGGTGGGTCAGCCGCGCAGGACGGAGTGGGGGAAGTCGAAGACCTTGGTGGGGTCGTACGCCGAGACGATCCGGCGCATCTTGTCGTGGTTCGCGCCCCAGTACGAGGTGGCCCAGTCGGTCTGCATCGGATTGACGTAGTTGACATAGGAACCGGTCCCGAGCACCCGGGTCAGCGACTGCTGTGCCTGAGTGAGCAGTTCGCCCTTGTCGGTCTCGCTCCAGCTGTAGATCTGGACCGAGGCCTTGGCGCCGCGGTGTGCGTACGCGGTGTCGCGGGCGCCGATGGCGTCGACCTCGCCGCCGACCGCGTCGAAGAGCAGGCACATGTCGGCGTGCTT encodes:
- a CDS encoding aldose 1-epimerase family protein; its protein translation is MRTFSRRAAMTAAAGTTAALAIGGQAVAAASASAETLLPTGRQYRISSGKQSLTVAEVGAELRSWTVDGRAILAGHPDSSMGDSHMGKILLPWSDRIAGSKYKFDGVEHETPITEHWSGCAIHGLMYFAPWSLVKQESGRLVLGSVLYPQYGYPFMLKFQTEYVLAKTGLRVTLTATNVGDKAAPFGSGYHPYFKTDPLVDNAKLTIAASTYLINDDKGVPVGRAPVAGTANDFHTAKVIGAAPLDLAYTDLARTSAESTLAELETPDGHKVQLWADEKNKYLLVYSDDYAVDRPIRKAIAIEPVTGPGNSFNSGEGLIVLKPGQTFRSTWGVRTNAL